A section of the Methanococcus vannielii SB genome encodes:
- a CDS encoding tetratricopeptide repeat protein, with amino-acid sequence MMKLFIIYLVVSSFLLTVPLMEDSTNYVEIADRYYMQKDYENAVLYYNAAINQNPNNANAYDGIAIIFLEQGFYENATEFFEKSLLLDDSVGSTWFYNGKCLKEIGDYDGAFKCFDHATGDYYEIVSSWNELGYLYFDEGDYEKALKCFEKALTLNKNFEYAWNGKGLCYEKKGKNDLAFKCFEKATFINPEYFDAWYNMGILSYIDQNYVFSLHCFEKAITIDDNNSKNYFYAAESLTSLGKYREAVFYFEKAVELEPNNSTFWNSKGYTHASLKEYSTAKLCYEKSVGISPKDDISWSNLGYMNNNLEQCEEAVECFKKSLELNVNNKNAWNGLGNSYALLNNSEKALKCYDNAIKLDSLYEEPKKSKMILLD; translated from the coding sequence ATGATGAAATTGTTTATAATATACTTAGTTGTATCTTCCTTTTTACTAACGGTGCCTTTAATGGAAGATTCAACAAACTATGTTGAAATTGCAGATAGATACTATATGCAAAAAGACTATGAAAATGCAGTTTTATATTATAATGCAGCAATAAATCAGAATCCTAACAATGCAAATGCTTATGATGGTATTGCAATAATTTTTTTAGAACAGGGATTTTACGAAAATGCAACAGAATTCTTTGAAAAAAGCTTATTACTAGATGATTCAGTTGGTAGCACGTGGTTTTATAATGGTAAGTGTTTAAAAGAAATTGGTGATTATGATGGCGCATTTAAATGTTTTGATCATGCTACTGGGGATTATTACGAAATAGTTTCATCTTGGAATGAATTAGGTTATTTATATTTCGATGAAGGCGATTATGAGAAAGCACTTAAGTGTTTTGAAAAAGCATTGACGTTAAACAAAAATTTTGAGTACGCGTGGAATGGTAAGGGGCTTTGTTATGAAAAAAAAGGTAAAAACGATTTAGCATTTAAGTGTTTTGAAAAAGCAACTTTTATAAATCCAGAATATTTTGATGCATGGTATAATATGGGGATATTGTCATATATTGATCAAAATTACGTGTTTTCACTACACTGTTTTGAAAAAGCAATAACTATAGACGATAATAATTCTAAAAACTATTTTTACGCAGCAGAATCATTAACTAGTTTGGGTAAATATCGAGAAGCAGTTTTTTACTTTGAAAAAGCAGTTGAATTAGAACCTAATAATAGTACTTTTTGGAATAGTAAGGGTTATACTCATGCATCTTTGAAAGAATATTCTACTGCAAAATTATGTTATGAAAAATCAGTGGGGATATCTCCAAAAGATGATATTTCATGGAGTAATTTAGGGTATATGAATAATAATCTTGAACAATGTGAAGAAGCTGTCGAATGTTTTAAAAAATCTTTGGAATTAAATGTAAATAATAAAAATGCATGGAATGGTCTTGGAAATTCTTATGCCCTACTAAATAATTCCGAAAAAGCTTTAAAATGTTATGATAATGCCATAAAACTTGATTCATTATATGAAGAACCTAAAAAAAGCAAAATGATACTTTTAGATTAA
- a CDS encoding ketopantoate reductase family protein — MNVLIIGAGAVGLCLAAKLSRVCNVFAVTREKNAKIIRESGFKMTGIWGNGIFKFGASEEVPKIDFDYIIIASKGISTESICKQFKDDIKNKNVVSIQNGVGNEEIISKYTDKVIGGTIITGFEWKGNAEVHVSVEGGPMTVGRYPDGTDEEVIDFVKLIKSSGIPITESKNIQGAIWSKTIYNCALNPLGAIMNVNYGKLSNNHSLNIIENIVSEIFEITSKKGVILPWKTPKEYLKYLTEFQLPNTAAHHSSMLQDILKGKMTEIDFLNGAVVSNGKKLGVKTPYNEFITEQVKFLEFLKSETKSSE; from the coding sequence ATGAATGTATTAATTATAGGCGCAGGAGCTGTTGGATTATGTTTAGCAGCCAAATTATCACGTGTTTGTAACGTTTTTGCAGTAACTAGGGAAAAAAATGCCAAAATAATTCGTGAATCCGGCTTTAAAATGACAGGAATTTGGGGAAACGGAATTTTTAAATTTGGAGCTTCTGAAGAGGTTCCAAAAATAGATTTTGATTATATCATTATTGCTTCAAAAGGGATTTCAACCGAATCAATCTGTAAACAATTTAAAGATGATATAAAGAATAAAAACGTTGTAAGCATTCAAAACGGTGTTGGAAACGAGGAAATAATTTCAAAGTATACTGATAAGGTAATTGGTGGAACAATAATTACTGGTTTTGAATGGAAAGGTAATGCAGAAGTCCATGTTTCAGTAGAAGGTGGCCCAATGACCGTTGGAAGATACCCTGATGGAACAGATGAAGAAGTAATTGACTTTGTAAAGTTAATAAAAAGTTCAGGAATACCAATTACTGAATCAAAAAATATTCAGGGTGCAATCTGGTCAAAAACAATTTATAATTGTGCATTAAATCCACTTGGTGCGATTATGAATGTTAATTATGGAAAACTTTCAAATAATCATTCTTTAAATATTATTGAAAATATAGTATCTGAAATTTTTGAAATAACGTCTAAAAAAGGAGTAATTCTTCCTTGGAAGACTCCAAAAGAATATTTAAAATATTTAACGGAATTTCAATTGCCAAATACTGCTGCACATCATTCTTCAATGTTACAAGATATTTTAAAAGGAAAAATGACTGAGATAGATTTTTTAAACGGTGCAGTAGTTTCAAATGGGAAAAAATTGGGGGTAAAAACCCCTTATAATGAATTTATTACAGAGCAAGTGAAATTCCTTGAGTTTTTAAAGTCTGAAACAAAGTCGAGTGAATGA
- a CDS encoding 30S ribosomal protein S3ae: MARMKARSAKGKRVAKDTWKSKVWYNIYTPQSFGGDVIGQTPANDPSALMGRISEISLRDLTNEHSKHMTRMYFKVDGVSGNNAITQFVGHDTTREYLKSQIRRRRSKINVIIDVRTKDGFKVRVKALVLTAVRARDYHKTEIRVKMEQIIKEMANETAFAEFVHAMVMGGVGSKIYSECKKMFPLKRVEIFKSEVLEFGKAVLEVTPEAQEAVEGEEKQ; the protein is encoded by the coding sequence ATGGCAAGAATGAAAGCAAGATCTGCTAAAGGAAAAAGAGTAGCCAAAGATACCTGGAAATCAAAAGTATGGTACAATATCTACACACCACAATCATTTGGTGGCGATGTAATTGGGCAAACTCCTGCAAATGACCCTTCTGCGTTAATGGGCAGAATTTCAGAAATTAGTTTAAGGGACTTAACAAACGAACATTCAAAGCACATGACCAGAATGTACTTTAAAGTTGATGGCGTAAGCGGTAACAATGCAATAACCCAGTTTGTAGGTCACGATACTACAAGAGAATACTTAAAATCCCAAATAAGAAGAAGAAGAAGTAAAATCAACGTTATCATCGATGTAAGAACAAAAGATGGTTTCAAAGTAAGAGTTAAAGCTTTAGTTTTAACTGCTGTAAGGGCAAGAGACTACCATAAAACAGAAATAAGAGTTAAAATGGAACAAATCATTAAAGAAATGGCAAACGAAACAGCATTTGCAGAATTCGTACATGCTATGGTAATGGGCGGAGTAGGCTCAAAAATTTACAGCGAATGTAAGAAAATGTTCCCATTAAAAAGAGTAGAAATTTTCAAATCTGAAGTTTTAGAATTTGGAAAAGCTGTTCTTGAAGTAACTCCTGAAGCTCAAGAAGCTGTTGAAGGGGAAGAAAAACAATAA
- a CDS encoding YwbE family protein, with protein MNGKSRINILAGLKVNIILKKDQKTGKLTYGIVKDILTNSSYHPHGIKVRLEDGSVGRVQEILK; from the coding sequence ATGAATGGTAAAAGTAGAATCAATATTTTGGCAGGCTTAAAGGTTAACATAATTCTAAAAAAAGACCAAAAAACAGGTAAACTAACTTACGGTATTGTAAAAGATATTCTTACAAATTCAAGCTATCACCCACACGGGATTAAAGTACGACTTGAAGATGGAAGCGTTGGAAGAGTTCAAGAAATTTTAAAGTGA
- a CDS encoding HVO_0476 family zinc finger protein yields the protein MDDLYLECLVCDDVTLHEVVKEVESKKHLKLTVKCLECGNIQTIEKSFKLKNVKIVISRYDESEQIVIPLAVGESIKLEDIILANDESVEVTSIETEDSRRVSESLIENVKMVWAKSVDVPKKVGISINSRESTYSFHILVPQNYVFEEKKVYRAGPNFFRIKHIKTEKGNFTRELARKVKRIYAEPVKPLRDYEDLTEYML from the coding sequence ATGGACGACTTATATCTCGAATGTCTGGTTTGCGATGACGTAACTTTGCACGAAGTTGTAAAGGAAGTGGAATCCAAAAAACATTTGAAACTTACAGTAAAGTGTTTAGAGTGCGGAAACATTCAAACAATTGAAAAAAGTTTCAAATTAAAGAATGTAAAAATAGTTATTAGTAGATACGATGAATCAGAGCAGATTGTCATTCCACTTGCAGTTGGGGAGTCCATAAAACTTGAAGACATAATTTTGGCAAATGATGAATCCGTTGAAGTCACCAGTATCGAAACAGAAGACTCAAGAAGAGTTTCAGAGTCTCTAATAGAAAACGTAAAAATGGTATGGGCAAAATCAGTTGATGTACCTAAAAAAGTAGGCATATCTATAAATTCGAGAGAAAGTACATATTCTTTCCATATACTTGTTCCACAAAATTACGTGTTTGAAGAAAAGAAGGTATATCGGGCTGGCCCAAACTTCTTTAGGATAAAGCATATTAAAACAGAAAAAGGCAATTTTACGAGGGAACTCGCCCGTAAAGTTAAAAGAATATATGCAGAACCTGTAAAACCACTTAGGGACTATGAAGATTTAACTGAATATATGTTATAA
- a CDS encoding DMT family transporter produces the protein MSFVAIKIALEYVPPIALGFIRFLIASLVMSLFIRKFIKYEKKDILYILLTAFLGITSYFIFENVALIYTTATNASLIAATVPIFYLIFFDFTSKKVSNKLNYFGSILGLTGVSILILNGKFILKLNPLGDILMFGAVISWVFYTFTIQRLEKYDNMVVSRDIILFGTLMFIPFVLLEIILNFGKVYNETLLNVFAITSILYLAVFSSAIAYLFWNKAIRLSGPKTVTNGIYYIPIVSIIADSLILKNIPNIYSIFGAIMVLMGIYIAEKGNKLKLKA, from the coding sequence ATTTCTTTTGTAGCAATAAAAATTGCTTTAGAATATGTGCCACCAATTGCCCTTGGATTTATCCGGTTTTTAATTGCTTCATTAGTAATGTCGCTTTTTATAAGAAAATTTATAAAATATGAGAAAAAAGATATTCTATATATACTGCTTACTGCATTTTTAGGAATTACTTCATATTTTATATTTGAAAATGTGGCTTTAATATATACTACAGCAACGAATGCATCATTAATTGCAGCAACTGTTCCAATATTCTATTTAATATTTTTTGATTTCACTTCAAAAAAAGTATCAAATAAGTTAAACTATTTTGGGTCGATTTTAGGACTTACCGGTGTTTCAATATTGATATTAAACGGTAAATTTATTCTAAAATTAAACCCGCTTGGAGATATTTTAATGTTTGGCGCTGTTATTTCGTGGGTTTTTTATACATTTACGATACAAAGACTTGAAAAGTACGATAACATGGTTGTATCACGAGATATCATATTATTTGGAACTTTAATGTTTATCCCGTTTGTATTGCTTGAAATAATTTTAAATTTCGGTAAAGTATATAATGAAACATTGTTAAATGTTTTTGCAATTACATCAATACTTTATCTTGCGGTATTTTCTTCAGCAATCGCATATTTATTTTGGAATAAAGCAATAAGGCTTTCAGGCCCAAAAACTGTAACAAATGGAATTTATTATATCCCTATTGTTTCAATTATTGCTGATTCTTTAATTTTAAAGAATATTCCAAATATTTATTCAATATTTGGTGCCATTATGGTATTAATGGGCATATATATAGCTGAAAAGGGCAACAAACTAAAATTAAAAGCTTAA